From a region of the Calliphora vicina chromosome 4, idCalVici1.1, whole genome shotgun sequence genome:
- the Tsp5D gene encoding tetraspanin-9: MANAGYTCIRRTFCWLNIILWLCSCAFLGAGIWLRLSYEGYATLLPDHAALSADSVFMCIGVIGFVTSFLGCCGAWVQSRCLLVLYFMLIITLFLSEFLIGSIAFIFRGGLSRTLANELRFGIEQHYNATDRGSLIAPSVATIWDNVQTSFECCGVSSYEDWYDIQSWSGKRWVPESCCKPLYENRGILTEGSGDSLLIKVDCGRSENPSLWWDKGCVHSLQHWLTDKLNIIGAVGLGIAFAQLFGLITSMLLFCTVKHKRESDTYKSYSPSIDPQTRPSSWED; encoded by the exons ATGGCAAATGCAGGTTACACATGCATAAGAAGGACATTTTGCTGGCTCAACATTATTTTATGG cTTTGTAGTTGTGCTTTTCTGGGAGCTGGTATTTGGTTGCGTTTATCGTATGAAGGCTATGCCACACTACTGCCAGATCATGCTGCCTTAAGTGCCGACTCTGTGTTCATGTGCATTGGTGTCATTGGCTTTGTGACATCTTTCCTGGGCTGTTGTGGAGCTTGGGTGCAATCACGTTGTCTTTTAGTGTTG TATTTCATGTTAATTATTACGTTGTTTTTGAGTGAGTTCTTAATCGGTTCGATTGCATTTATATTCCGTGGTGGCCTGAGTCGTACTTTGGCAAATGAGTTACGTTTTGGCATAGAACAACATTATAATGCTACGGATCGTGGCTCGCTTATAGCGCCTTCGGTTGCTACAATTTGGGATAATGTGCAGACATCg TTTGAATGTTGCGGTGTCTCCTCCTATGAAGATTGGTATGACATACAGTCCTGGAGTGGCAAACGTTGGGTGCCTGAATCTTGCTGCAAACCTTTATATGAAAATCGAGGCATACTCACAGAGGGATCGGGCGATAGTCTATTAATAAAAGTAGATTGTGGCAG ATCTGAAAATCCCTCCTTATGGTGGGATAAGGGATGCGTTCACTCCCTACAACACTGGCTAAcagataaattaaatataatcggTGCCGTTGGCTTGGGCATAGCATTTGCCCAACTTTTCGGTCTCATAACATCCATGTTACTCTTCTGCACTGTCAAGCATAAGCGAGAATCCGATACTTATAAATCCTATTCACCCTCTATTGATCCCCAGACACGACCGAGTAGTTGGGAAGATTGA